GATCTCTTAACCCACTAAGTCTTCCTGCTAGATGCCCTATCTTCACTTTAACTAATCGTCTGGTTCTCCCTGACtcgactggacttcctgctagctGCCTAGTTCTCTCTGATTCAGCTAGACTTCCTGCCAATCGTCTGGTCCTCCCTGACCCAACTAGAGTTTAGCCCGGTATTTGGACCCTATCGAGTCTTtcagtcctgcacacttggtgaCTGGATTAGaacacaacatctaactttaacctttttTATCATACATCCAAACCTGAGTTTGATTGTCAGTGctaactacaccaacaatcttctcccttttgatgtaatgataatctgaattaaagttaaaaatatgcaaaaaaaaaaaacaacagtaTGAATGAGAAAATAAACATTATGTTCATTTTCTTattgttgtttttatttttattgagtTATGATTTTTCTATCTTAAATCATTTATCCTCCTCCTTTAACATTGATCAAAATATAAAAACCAAACAAGGTACAAAAGTAAGTAATAAAAACTTAACCAAAAAACATTTGACAACATCTAGTAAATAACAagtatagaaaaaaaattagagtTAACTACAGTCTAAAAGCTAACACCAAGTCAAATACATATCAGTAGCAAAATGCAAGTGTGATGATCTACTGAGAAGATGATGGAAAATGACCTGAGCTCCAAGATCGGAGCATATCTAGCATCTCGAGATGGCGAGTCCTCTCCTCCTCTCAAAGACTAGATACCTCCTATTGAAGACTCGTCAGAGACTGCTCAACTCGAGTGGAGGACTCCTCAAGTCGAATAACTCTATCCTCTAGAGTAGGAGGGGCTAGAGGTGGAGGTAGCTGAAGTAGATCAGCAAGAATATGAGGCATGCCCTCCTCCTCTGCTGGGACTGGATCTAGGTTAGGTTAAGGCTGATCCGTTGGGTTAAGATGATGTTTGGTCTCTCTCCTCTAAGACATGACACCATGATCATCTATATGAACACCAGCTAATGACATGTTCCTAGCACATACTATGTCAAACTCATTTAGTACTTTGACATCACCCATGTTGATATCAAAACCTAATAATGCTAAGTAGGAAGTTAGAATATAACAATAAGGCATATGGGCCCATCGGCTAGTGCTAACATTGGCTGAGTAAATGATGGCATAGAATATATAAAGAAGAAACGAGTGAAATGGTCACACGCATCATGACTACATATCGATAGTCAGAGGCAAAATACACATGACTAGGACCTTATAGAGGACATAGTTCTGGATCCTAAAGGTGACAGACCGGAACTGAGTCACAATGGGTACTCTCTGTTCGCCCCCGTAGGGGGTAGCACAGAAAAGGACACGCAGAGGGTCTCAATCCTAAGTAGTCTCTAATGACAATAGAAGATAATGTAATATCTTTACCTGTTACCCTATTAGTGTATGTAAGATCATCAACTTTAACTAAATTATTATACAGTTTAGTACACAAACCTATGTTAACTGGACTAGAATAATAAACTAAATTATGTAGTCTATAGTAGTCAATGATATCTAAAGTCGGTGTGCATGACCTCATAAAGAAACTCCAACATAGATATCTAGAATTCAAGGGAATACAGGAGTTGGATAAAAATCTAATCCTAAGCTCCTATGTAGGAAATAATGCAGTTAGTTCTAAGAGTCCTAGAGGGGCCAACACCAGTATTTGGCCTCTTATTCCTACTcaacaaaattataaaaaatgaaATTCTAAATTAATATTAACTAAAAAAACTTGAAGTTTAAGATATCACTGAGATATTTCAAATATTAGAAATGACGACCTCAGTTGATCCTAAGCCACACAAGCTTGAGAATTGGgaaaaaaagttttaattaaggaaaagtttaagttttGGAAGTTCACACTACAAACCTTCATTTTCAGACACATGAGGTTGAGGTCTCGAGTGCCTTAAATAGGCAAATCCAGATCCCTAGAAATGATCTAGGCACTTGTATAGGGGTGGTGCGGGGTGCCTGGATCAGGTCCAGGCATCCCAAGCCCAATTAAGTGGACGATTTAGCAAAATCATTGGTTGATTTTGTGGAAGCCATGTTGGGTGCCTGAACCAAGTCTAGGCAAATAGGGTTGAAGGATGTAAGTTAATtaaggtttttaattaatttaaggttTTATTTAAGTGTGtattaagattttaatttaacTAAGGCTCAAATTGAGATGTTAACGGAGGTTTTAATTGGGTTTGGTTTACTTttgagttttaattaagttttaattttaattttatttttaatttttatttttaatttttatttaagttttagtttACATTTTGAATTAACTTTACTTTTTAAgttataaagaaattttaatttaagttttaattaagctatgaaatattaattaatatgaaaatttgaattaattcagtttttagctaagtgtttaaatttttaattacttAAGCTAAGtttctagatttttaattatttatttaagctaagcatttaaattttaattaaagatttaattagtttttttaattttaaataaactaagttttaattaagttatgaaatgtttaatagaaaattttaattaatttagtgtTTAATTAACCGGATGCGACATGTGCCAACCAATTAGAGCGCACCAACTCAACTGGATGCGAGGTTGGATTTGGCCCAAACCAGGCgcctagtgttagagtgtatactaaaagcctagcttttggtataaacattaatctagaaataagaatcgcattggtcaaatgtctacatttatgataaatgtagttgctcaattaatttatattgtagataacatggtgtgtggtgtcacatacagaagatcatgttatcggttccttataaattataaacagtagctcacgaccaagatggaaaggaacaaaccattggaaggtcgtagtgtaattaggtattagtttatcttaactatatgattacactagtacacttagagtgtattgagtaggatcatttgaggtcgttccttttatactgactttataaaagaataaagacctcagttattatggaagtgtgtgctcttaatcctaatataataacaagcacatatatttgatatttatttctttaatttatcaatgggtgagatttagttcgataaatcaataaacccgataagttgggaaatagtatcacttatagtgtgtgttgttgattatagaaggaaactgtgtcctagagatactaggttgataatgtcctcaagaggagctcataaggattgtcatgttaaaccctgcggagtggacttagtccgacatgataataaggttgagtggtactactcttggacttagatattaattaaatgagttgtcagtaactcacttaattagtggacattcgatatcttaaacacagggagactaacacgctcataataagaaggagcccaaaatgtaatttgggattggtgcggtagttcaataatagttctttagtggaatgaattattattgatgaaattaagttgtgtgttcggggcgaacacgggatgcttaatttcatcgggagaccaaaaccaattcctcctctcggtccctatcgtagcctctagtatatagagatttatacccaccgcatacccaccttcttacccatccaatggggccggccaagctagcttggaattaattaaaactctccttgtttatagcttgatggtggccggccatgtaaattgagaaaaggaaaattgtttttaattaaataaatttttccttttcatggaaaaagaattaaggaagtttttaattaaatttccttatttgccaagaccaaggattataaaagagggggtagagaaggcttcatggtgaacaacctcttttatttctctccctcttttccttggtgttgtggccggccaacctctcttcctctcttcctcttggtggtggccgaaccttctctatttgcttggagctcttgtggtggccggatactacttggagaagaagaagaagaaggagagaaagcttgtatcccttggagcttggttggtggaaaaagatcttcatcttttggaagctttgtgcttggccgaaacttgaagaaaggagaagaaggtgctttggtggattctcatctcggaagatcgttgcccacacaacgtccgaggttagaagaggaatacggtagaagatcaagaggtctttctaaaaggtataactagtattttttctttccgcatcatactagttatttttggaaataataccaaatacaagaggcttacgattctagtatttcgaagttgtgttcttttgttttatttttccttgtgatttgattgttcttttcggttaacctaaagttattttaggaaattaaatattagatttctataaaatgttttgtctagtcggtggtggttgctcccatatccaagaaggtcatgtgcctcgccacgttagtactgggaaccaattatggaaattaatatttaatggaattaataacttaaggtgatttgggtcgaacgtgttaagttccgcaggagatccaagtcaaaacctaaaagaacaaatagattaagttttggatcaaacgtgttaagttccgcaggcgatccaaaatttaatttaaaagaacacatggtagctaggaaaaggttcagacctttgtacaaaatttttgtacagtggaacctctaggctttccgagtagcaaccaacacctagacctccgggtgcctagacccACTCCAAACGCCCAGACCTCTGAGCGTCTGGACCGTGCTTGGGTGCTTGGAAGCCCTTCTTCTAGCTTTTGCTTTCCTATACCATAGAGGTAGCACAACAAGCataatatagaaaaataaatattttgatagtTTCGGAACTGTCtagttctgactttagatttcACTAAAATCTTAGGTCGGATCGACGTTTACTATTCCTTCAATTGGGAACACACCCTCATTGGATCTCTCATCCAATTTCTTACTTTTATCATTTGTGGACTTAGTTGACCTTAATTTCttgacccaccagatcttcctgCCTGATGCCTCATCTGGACTTCAGTCAATCATCTAGTCATCCTTGGCCCGACTGGACTTCCTACCAGCTACCTAGTTCTTTCTAACTCAGCTGGACTTCCTGTCAATCATTGAGTCCTCCTCGACGCAACTGGACTTTAGCTTGGTGTCTGGTCCCTATCAAATTTTTtagtcctacacacttggtaactgGATTAGAACagaacatctaactttaatcttttGTTATATATCAAAATCTGAATTTAATTCTTAGTactaattactttcaaaattttaaatttaatttttagtgctaactgcaccaacacaaaCTTCCTTCTAACTCAAACTCCAATCGAATCCAAATCGACTCAGGTTGTCGTACACCTTATTAGGCAAAGAACAAATCTTGATTATTTTGATTAACTCAACTTCAGTTAGTTAACTATCTAGCGGTCAACTCAATAAACTTTAGTCGATTAATTGAATTACAATTTATGCGACTGaaattagaataaaatattattattttctagTAGGCCATCTCATCAAGTTGTCTTCAATTATTCATTACATATTGACGTCGACTGGTATAAAAAAGTATAACATAACATGCTAACAGACAGTAGTGACGCTACTGCTGGCTTTCTTATTCCAACATATATAGCATGCATGAACACCAAAGCAGGTTTCTAGTAGTTGTTGTCGGTCCAGAACTGCGCCTGGAGCCAGTCAACAAGGTTTTTGTCCACTTGGAAAGCCTTGGCGAGCACATCATCAGAAATGGGTGGCCTCGACCCGAACACAGCGTTGGCGATAGTGATGACGCCTGGGTTTTGGCTACTGAGACCGGCGAACGCGATCGCATTAGTTTTCCCTGTGTTAAACTGGAAGTGGATGAGGCCCTGCGGGAACACAAACACATCACCCTTTCTCAGATTCTTGGTGAATAGGCGGTTGCCGCCGCCGTTGAGGTTGGAGGTCACAAAGCCAACGTAGAGCTCTCCTTCTATCACGGCGAGGACCTCCGTGGCGCGTGGGTGGGTGTGAGGAGGGTTGAGACCATTAGGTGCATAGTCAATGCGAACCAAGGAGACGCCGAGCGTGTTCAACCCTGGGATTTGGTTCACGTTTGCTTGGGTGACAGCGGAGCCGACGTTGTTGGTGGTGTTGCCGGGCCTATCAAGGCCGCAAAAGAAGAAGTCTTCCGCTTTCACGTCGTCCATGTTCTTGCATGGAAATCCATTGACGGATACTGCAAAATATCAATATTTATAATGCTGGAGAGGAAAGATTTTATTAAACGAgagtaaagttaaaaaaaaaatgcaggCATACTCTTTGAGTTACGATCGGCGACGCAGAAGTCCTGAAGGGGACTAGGATCGGAAGCCAATATTGCATtggaggaagccaaggcaagGAGTGCAATGAGGAGGAGTTTAACAGCCATGCCTAGCTTGAATTCTCAGCACTGGAGGttaatggtgaatgcattgagagcttagaggtgatGGGTTTATATAGAACACACATGCGGGTAACTAgctaggtttgaaatgttcttacctgagatatcaagttgaaaaGTCTATTAAGGTGGCTTAATTTCCTTCTGCTGCAATCAATGCTCATAGTCTTCACCTGCTCTGATGAactttatttgttaaaaacacgACCCAGTTCCAAGTTAAACATCAAAATCCAGATATAACATGTCAACCATGACTACATGCTACCAAATACCAGGAAAATAGCCCTAAAGATGAGTACATTTCCATTCACGAGAAAGGACAATAATTGATTAATTACTTGCCAGCTACTTTCCTATTTTGAATAATCATATAATGTGATTCTTTAATATATAATTTCACTTTACTTCTCATAGCTAGATAACATACGTCTTTCACATATTAACCTTTTTTGTATTATGGAAAAAAAGTTCTACAAgacaaatcttttttaaaaataattaatgacATAATTTTAGATAGCATAAAAATTTTATATATGATATCACTTTCtccattttaatatatttagaaattatcaaaatcataaattaatgACTGTCCACAACCTTTTTACTTGGCCAATATATACTGAAACTAAAATGGACCCAACTTTAGGTCAAGTAGAATGAATAATTAATCAATTTGCTTCTTCTTCCCCATTGTAAAGTAATAATTATGACAAGTCGATGAAAGATTGATTCAAATTTTTTCGGTTCTCTATAGTTTATATATCCATCTCCCACTAcgataaatatgatttttcaTAGTCTATCATCAACAACACATATTTATaatgagctgttaaaaataatttttgcaacaCGCCAAATAAAACATGCTACACATACTATTATACTTTTATAATtaacatttaaaaataatattctattaaatataatttttacggTGCTGAGTGCGCgctattaatattaattaataataaaacatCTGCAGCGTAAAATACacattattaaaaattttaacagcACATTCGTAGCGCACTACAAATGCACAATTAAAAATATGATTTCATTTTAGTACTGTTGTGTTGTCTAAAAAATCCTCCCTATGCTTTGTAGAAAAAACCCTTTTTCCCTCCCTCTTCGTACAAGTCGTCGGCCCACTTTCCCTACCTCTTCACGCAAGGAGCAAACCTCCTTCCCACTTCGTGCTCTCGCCCTAGAACCACTTATAcagaggaaataaaaaaaaacaccagAAAACAtgat
This window of the Zingiber officinale cultivar Zhangliang chromosome 3B, Zo_v1.1, whole genome shotgun sequence genome carries:
- the LOC121967195 gene encoding putative germin-like protein 2-2, which gives rise to MAVKLLLIALLALASSNAILASDPSPLQDFCVADRNSKISVNGFPCKNMDDVKAEDFFFCGLDRPGNTTNNVGSAVTQANVNQIPGLNTLGVSLVRIDYAPNGLNPPHTHPRATEVLAVIEGELYVGFVTSNLNGGGNRLFTKNLRKGDVFVFPQGLIHFQFNTGKTNAIAFAGLSSQNPGVITIANAVFGSRPPISDDVLAKAFQVDKNLVDWLQAQFWTDNNY